Proteins encoded by one window of Nasonia vitripennis strain AsymCx chromosome 5, Nvit_psr_1.1, whole genome shotgun sequence:
- the LOC100113962 gene encoding small ubiquitin-related modifier — MGDNQEQKPDSGPGDVNSEYIKLKVVGNDSNEIHFRVKMTTQMGKLKKSYSDRVGVPMTSLRFLFDGKRINDDETPKQLEMENDDVIEVYQEQTGGNSWWSQ; from the exons ATGGGTGATAACCAG GAACAGAAGCCCGACTCTGGCCCCGGAGACGTGAATTCCGAGTACATCAAGCTCAAAGTCGTCGGAAAT GACAGCAACGAAATCCACTTCAGGGTAAAAATGACCACGCAGATGGGCAAGCTGAAGAAGTCCTACAGCGATCGTGTG GGTGTACCTATGACATCGCTCAGGTTTCTCTTCGATGGCAAGAGGATCAACGATGATGAAACACCAAAGCAG ctTGAAATGGAAAATGACGATGTTATTGAAGTATATCAAGAACAAACGGGTGGTAATTCCTGGTGGTCACAGTAA